In Helianthus annuus cultivar XRQ/B chromosome 3, HanXRQr2.0-SUNRISE, whole genome shotgun sequence, a single window of DNA contains:
- the LOC110928340 gene encoding pentatricopeptide repeat-containing protein At1g62670, mitochondrial has protein sequence MLFKKLVKQKLCEPNVVTYSTMIKGLCKFDYNVTAVALLRLMEQKNCKPSIVTYSTIIDSLCKDKMMDDALKLLKEMVSDKGILPNVITYTSLIRGLCNLGRWDEASKMLKEMEDEKIAPNVKTFTALVDAFCKEGKVEEAEAVINIMIERGEVPNIVTYSSLIDGYCLRGEMIKAREIFDSMTLRGLVPNVVTYSSLLNGYCKNLNIEKAEQMFREMSGKGLKPDVVTYSTMIQGLFQVGRCVDACKLFNEMHAQGLVPNQCTYRIILDGLCNNHLVEDALSLFQLMGDSKLNSDIVVYTILIDGAGKCGKFHIARNLFHELIDKGLQPDVRTYNVMIGVFCRASLLGEAKLLFLKMEESGYLPNNVTYRVLLQGYLKNRLYDDVEMLLQEMDDRGYSLDASTLSLFIDQIAAGLLDRSMLKLLGKLVPKELMDDPSLCDWD, from the coding sequence ATGTTATTCAAGAAGCTCGTCAAACAAAAACTTTGTGAACCTAATGTTGTTACGTACAGCACAATGATTAAAGGCCTTTGCAAGTTCGATTATAACGTTACAGCAGTTGCTTTGCTCAGGCTAATGGAACAAAAAAACTGCAAGCCTAGTATTGTTACATATAGCACCATCATTGATAGTCTTTGCAAGGATAAAATGATGGATGATGCTTTGAAGCTCTTAAAAGAAATGGTATCTGACAAAGGTATTCTACCAAACGTCATCACCTACACTTCTTTAATTCGTGGTCTTTGCAACTTGGGTCGTTGGGATGAGGCCTCAAAGATGCTAAAAGAAATGGAGGATGAGAAGATTGCTCCAAATGTGAAAACCTTTACTGCATTAGTTGATGCATTTTGCAAGGAAGGTAAAGTAGAAGAAGCTGAGGCTGTTATCAACATCATGATTGAGAGAGGTGAGGTTCCAAACATAGTGACGTACAGTTCACTTATTGATGGTTACTGTCTTCGAGGTGAAATGATCAAAGCAAGGGAGATTTTTGATTCAATGACACTTAGAGGTCTCGTTCCCAATGTTGTTACTTACAGTAGTTTATTGAATGGGTATTGCAAGAATCTGAATATTGAGAAGGCTGAGCAAATGTTTCGTGAAATGTCCGGAAAAGGTTTAAAACCCGATGTAGTTACTTACAGCACCATGATACAAGGATTGTTTCAGGTTGGGCGTTGTGTAGATGCATGCAAACTCTTCAATGAGATGCATGCACAAGGCCTAGTTCCAAACCAATGCACTTATCGAATAATTTTAGACGGTCTTTGCAACAACCATCTAGTAGAAGATGCACTCTCTTTGTTCCAGTTAATGGGTGATAGCAAGCTTAATTCTGATATTGTTGTGTACACTATCCTCATTGATGGGGCAGGAAAATGTGGGAAATTTCACATTGCAAGGAATCTTTTCCATGAATTAATAGATAAAGGCTTGCAACCTGATGTCAGGACATATAATGTGATGATTGGTGTTTTTTGTCGCGCAAGTCTATTGGGGGAAGCAAAGTTGTTGTTTCTTAAAATGGAAGAGAGTGGCTACCTACCAAATAATGTTACTTACCGTGTTTTACTCCAAGGATATCTAAAGAACAGGCTCTATGATGATGTGGAGATGCTTTTACAGGAAATGGATGATAGAGGTTACTCACTTGATGCTTCGACTTTATCGTTATTTATAGATCAGATCGCAGCTGGTTTACTAGATAGAAGTATGCTTAAGCTGTTAGGTAAGCTTGTGCCAAAAGAATTAATGGACGATCCTAGCTTGTGCGACTGGGACTGA